Proteins found in one Acidobacteriota bacterium genomic segment:
- a CDS encoding DUF433 domain-containing protein, with amino-acid sequence MERMQSESCSVAHSDPKISGGTPVFRGTRVPVQSLFDYLEGGETLDQFLYQFPSVTKEQALAALDLARDFILARARSA; translated from the coding sequence ATGGAGAGGATGCAGTCTGAATCGTGCTCCGTCGCCCACAGCGACCCCAAGATCTCCGGGGGCACGCCCGTCTTTCGCGGCACACGGGTGCCGGTTCAGTCGCTCTTCGACTACCTTGAAGGCGGAGAGACTCTCGACCAGTTCCTCTATCAGTTCCCGTCGGTGACGAAGGAGCAGGCGCTCGCTGCGCTGGATCTGGCGCGCGATTTCATCCTGGCCCGTGCGCGTTCTGCTTGA
- the dgt gene encoding dNTP triphosphohydrolase produces the protein MIWHERRGEWTPSPLDSRGPFDVDYARIIHSASFRRLQGKTQILNLGDSDFYRTRLTHSLEVAQIAGGIGLHLARTSSPRLDCLPSITSLQAIGFTHDLGHPPFGHGGEVALNYCMRNAGGFEGNAHTLRILSRLEHYSSKDGSNLTRRTLLGVLKYPAPYSKVNNDAMQPCMDEHATSIRIIDRKKSTPPKCFLDSEQDVVDWILSPLTDDDRRIFQSISACAEKHYKPRYRSLDSSIVDVADDIAYGVHDLEDAVALDLISIDVFRKYVTKKKCGLFLDAMKNRRPVDEHDDIYDRFVRELFAGGTRSKRIVGELVNYFVTNTTIVEREQFEEPLIRYNARLDTEQHKFLRSLKDIVARQVIESPNVQHLEFKGQKMVVSVFEALKSDPKSFLPADPYSQYEAANTPRKKDRVICDYVAGMTDRFLIKTYDRLFSPRMGSVFDRLSSQDTPER, from the coding sequence GTGATCTGGCACGAGCGCCGTGGTGAATGGACGCCTTCACCTCTGGATTCAAGGGGACCCTTCGATGTCGATTATGCGCGAATCATCCACTCCGCTTCGTTTCGCAGGCTCCAAGGAAAAACTCAGATTCTTAATCTAGGAGACAGCGACTTCTACAGAACTCGTCTCACGCACTCTCTGGAGGTCGCCCAAATCGCCGGCGGAATAGGGCTTCACCTGGCGCGAACGTCTTCGCCTCGTCTGGACTGTCTACCTTCCATCACGTCTCTTCAGGCTATAGGGTTCACTCACGATTTGGGCCATCCTCCATTTGGCCACGGCGGGGAAGTCGCATTGAATTATTGTATGCGCAACGCAGGCGGGTTCGAGGGCAATGCGCACACGCTACGTATTCTCTCTCGACTAGAACACTACTCGTCGAAGGACGGTTCCAATTTGACGCGCCGCACCCTGCTTGGCGTCTTGAAGTACCCGGCGCCTTACAGCAAGGTCAACAACGATGCAATGCAGCCATGCATGGACGAACACGCTACGTCTATTCGTATCATTGACCGAAAGAAGTCGACTCCCCCAAAGTGTTTTCTGGATAGCGAGCAAGATGTTGTCGACTGGATACTGAGTCCTTTGACCGATGATGACCGACGCATCTTCCAGAGCATTAGCGCTTGTGCCGAGAAGCACTACAAGCCGCGCTATCGTTCGCTGGACTCGAGCATAGTCGATGTCGCCGACGATATAGCGTATGGTGTGCACGATCTGGAAGACGCTGTTGCGTTGGACCTAATTTCCATTGATGTTTTTAGGAAATACGTTACCAAAAAGAAGTGCGGTTTATTCTTAGATGCAATGAAGAACCGTCGCCCTGTCGACGAGCATGACGACATCTACGACCGCTTTGTTAGGGAGTTGTTCGCAGGCGGCACAAGGAGCAAGCGAATAGTCGGTGAATTGGTCAACTACTTCGTAACGAACACCACAATAGTTGAGCGAGAGCAGTTCGAAGAGCCATTGATTCGCTATAACGCCCGCCTCGACACCGAGCAGCACAAATTCCTCAGAAGTCTGAAGGACATCGTAGCGCGACAGGTCATAGAGAGTCCGAACGTTCAACATCTCGAATTCAAGGGCCAGAAAATGGTGGTGTCAGTCTTTGAAGCCCTCAAGTCGGACCCGAAGTCGTTTCTGCCAGCGGACCCCTATAGTCAGTATGAGGCCGCGAACACACCGCGGAAGAAGGACCGCGTGATTTGCGACTACGTCGCTGGCATGACCGACAGATTTCTAATCAAGACCTATGATCGTCTGTTTAGCCCGAGAATGGGCTCCGTCTTCGATAGGTTGTCGAGCCAGGACACACCTGAGCGGTGA
- a CDS encoding ATP-binding protein, with protein MTKGLKNARNKVLVDNTAQAVFKHLDRIKDNRRALGARWIWELLQNARDAADRQGVRIRAHVSATEFRFEHDGRPFASEEIAHLIYHGSTKIEDFEDIGQFGSGFLATHLLSEIIRVTGRLEDSRGFDFPLDRAGGTAEELREAMERSWAAFEQSVEDARAAPDAITSFAYAIAEPGARELAETGLEELRRSGPLVLAFCPEIKEIAVDASGSEWKLSRGSEEEGSVLTIRHVAERGELSRFVAVAGADAECCAALQLRRGESGLEVDQAQETAAKLFVLFPLIGSERLGLPATVNSRRFKPREDRDGIVAGDSLGAQENRRLLEESMRHQEQLFEWCAQKKWAGAERMLAFDTTYLPDWADSAPWFSPLLTRLVRKARETPLMRTAGGEWIEPQAAWLPATDEPSHRERLWKLMSSWKGAEARLPCLDDLASWSRNLSGWRRLLDRSHEDMGEALTITKVARLVGDAGSVDELQERLASGTGLSWLVSLLELARDAGETGLLDEHNLLPTQSGGLRRRPDLHRDEGISEELKDIAGAFGLEIRDELLDKDVELEGLAELLASQREPELLDRVLARVKEECREEVIRAPLALWAVRLFRWMADHPDYFERLEGYPVPTSERSDEGVAVLLLERGREAPARPLAPLATWPENAQRFASLFPRRRVLAETCAAGDPEVWRRLAASGYVNASPLIETQRVVEAFLPDEPLPELDGGSHKSTQEVEISDVACLVEPDIGLIDTARKSRKRATELVRFLVEFAVDADERAFEECEVECECGVSHRTYRAAWLAPLRRRRWVPLDASGRRATTASAESLAGLLADSPETSKILSGVRSEKLLDALAISRADLALRVVAGDEDERLALIASMQDLAAAAGDVDRVRELATEIREHPEIIDSIEERRIRRNKIRLNQEIGSLVEQLLRQELEGRGLIVRRTGIGSDFEVESDFVEDEQEVGLELSGSRGRTLIEVKSTRIDRLKMTPVQAARACQLGDGFALCVVPLGDDAPTGETIRRRLRVVFGIGARLESALSDYEFLREAADAAREPRGAVELEIVEGEARFRIARAVWEDGLPFGQAVGRFGSRG; from the coding sequence ATGACCAAAGGACTCAAGAACGCCAGGAACAAAGTACTCGTAGACAACACGGCGCAGGCGGTCTTCAAGCACCTTGACCGCATCAAGGACAACCGTCGCGCACTGGGTGCGCGCTGGATCTGGGAACTGCTTCAAAATGCCCGCGACGCGGCAGACCGACAGGGTGTCCGGATCCGAGCCCACGTCTCAGCCACCGAGTTCCGATTCGAGCACGACGGCAGGCCGTTTGCGTCCGAGGAGATAGCACATCTGATCTACCATGGCTCGACGAAGATCGAGGATTTCGAGGACATCGGCCAGTTCGGCTCGGGATTCCTCGCCACGCACCTCCTCTCCGAGATCATCCGCGTCACCGGACGGCTCGAGGACTCGCGCGGATTCGACTTCCCGCTGGACCGCGCGGGCGGGACCGCCGAAGAGCTGCGCGAAGCGATGGAACGGTCGTGGGCTGCGTTCGAGCAGTCAGTGGAGGATGCCCGAGCCGCACCGGATGCTATCACCTCGTTCGCGTACGCTATCGCTGAACCGGGGGCGCGCGAACTGGCGGAGACCGGGCTGGAGGAGCTTCGCCGGAGCGGACCGCTCGTCCTAGCGTTCTGCCCGGAAATCAAAGAGATCGCGGTGGACGCCTCCGGCTCAGAGTGGAAGCTCTCACGGGGCAGCGAAGAAGAGGGCAGCGTCCTGACGATTCGGCACGTGGCGGAACGCGGGGAACTGTCGCGTTTCGTCGCAGTCGCGGGCGCGGATGCCGAGTGCTGCGCGGCGCTGCAGCTGCGCCGCGGCGAATCCGGGCTGGAGGTCGACCAAGCGCAGGAGACGGCGGCGAAGCTCTTCGTGCTGTTCCCTCTCATCGGTAGCGAGCGGCTGGGGCTCCCGGCCACGGTCAACAGCCGACGATTCAAGCCCCGCGAGGACCGCGACGGCATCGTGGCCGGGGACTCGCTAGGCGCGCAGGAGAACAGGCGGCTTCTGGAGGAATCCATGCGGCACCAGGAGCAGCTCTTCGAGTGGTGCGCCCAGAAGAAGTGGGCGGGCGCGGAGCGAATGCTGGCCTTCGACACTACGTATCTACCTGACTGGGCAGACAGCGCCCCGTGGTTCAGCCCGCTGCTGACCAGATTGGTGCGCAAGGCACGCGAGACTCCGCTTATGCGGACCGCAGGCGGGGAATGGATCGAGCCGCAGGCAGCGTGGCTGCCGGCGACCGACGAGCCGTCGCACCGCGAGCGGCTGTGGAAGCTCATGTCGTCGTGGAAAGGGGCAGAGGCAAGATTGCCCTGCCTCGACGACTTAGCCTCTTGGTCGCGGAACCTCTCCGGCTGGCGGAGACTCCTGGACAGATCGCACGAAGACATGGGCGAGGCGCTCACAATCACGAAAGTCGCTCGGCTCGTCGGCGACGCGGGCAGCGTGGACGAACTGCAGGAGCGACTGGCGAGTGGCACCGGTCTGTCCTGGCTCGTGTCTCTGCTCGAACTTGCGCGGGACGCTGGCGAAACCGGGCTGCTCGACGAGCACAACCTGCTACCGACCCAGAGCGGCGGGCTGCGCCGCCGCCCTGACCTTCACCGCGACGAGGGAATCTCCGAAGAACTCAAGGACATCGCGGGGGCGTTCGGGCTGGAGATCCGCGACGAACTGCTCGACAAGGACGTAGAGCTAGAAGGACTGGCGGAGCTTCTCGCGTCGCAGCGGGAGCCGGAACTGCTCGACAGGGTCTTGGCGCGCGTCAAGGAGGAATGCCGGGAGGAAGTGATCAGGGCACCGCTCGCACTGTGGGCGGTCAGGCTGTTCCGCTGGATGGCTGACCATCCGGACTACTTCGAGCGCCTGGAGGGCTATCCGGTGCCGACGTCCGAACGGTCGGACGAAGGAGTCGCCGTACTGCTTCTCGAACGCGGACGCGAAGCGCCCGCGCGGCCACTGGCGCCGCTCGCGACCTGGCCCGAGAACGCGCAGCGGTTCGCTTCCTTGTTCCCGAGACGCAGGGTCCTGGCGGAAACCTGTGCCGCTGGCGATCCCGAGGTGTGGCGCCGGCTAGCCGCGAGCGGCTACGTGAACGCGTCCCCGCTGATCGAGACGCAGCGCGTGGTGGAGGCGTTCCTGCCGGACGAGCCGCTACCGGAGCTTGACGGCGGGTCGCACAAGTCGACTCAGGAGGTGGAGATATCCGACGTCGCCTGCCTCGTCGAGCCCGACATCGGACTAATCGACACGGCGCGCAAGAGCAGGAAGCGCGCCACGGAACTCGTCCGGTTCTTGGTCGAGTTCGCGGTCGATGCGGACGAGCGCGCCTTCGAGGAATGTGAGGTCGAGTGCGAATGTGGGGTCAGCCACAGGACCTACCGGGCCGCATGGCTCGCGCCGCTCCGCCGTCGGCGGTGGGTACCGCTCGACGCCAGCGGTCGACGCGCCACAACGGCATCGGCGGAGTCGTTGGCGGGGCTCTTGGCGGACTCGCCGGAAACCTCGAAGATCCTGTCCGGGGTCCGGAGTGAGAAGCTTCTGGACGCCTTGGCGATCAGCCGTGCGGACCTCGCTCTCCGAGTTGTCGCCGGCGATGAGGACGAGCGGCTGGCGCTGATCGCGTCCATGCAGGACCTCGCCGCTGCGGCGGGCGACGTTGACCGCGTTCGCGAACTGGCGACCGAGATTCGAGAGCACCCGGAAATCATCGACTCCATCGAAGAGCGGAGGATCCGCCGGAACAAGATCAGGCTGAACCAAGAGATCGGGAGCTTGGTCGAGCAGCTTTTGCGGCAGGAGCTAGAGGGCCGCGGACTAATCGTACGGCGCACCGGGATCGGGTCCGACTTCGAGGTCGAGAGCGACTTCGTCGAGGACGAGCAGGAGGTCGGTCTCGAACTCTCCGGCAGCCGCGGCAGGACGCTGATCGAGGTGAAGAGCACAAGGATCGACCGACTTAAGATGACGCCCGTCCAGGCGGCTCGCGCCTGCCAACTCGGCGACGGCTTCGCGCTGTGTGTGGTCCCCCTCGGCGACGACGCGCCCACCGGCGAGACGATCCGTAGGAGACTCCGTGTCGTGTTTGGGATTGGGGCGCGCCTCGAGTCGGCACTGTCGGACTATGAGTTCCTGCGGGAAGCCGCGGACGCGGCTCGCGAGCCACGCGGCGCAGTCGAACTTGAGATCGTAGAAGGCGAGGCGCGCTTCCGGATCGCCCGCGCGGTCTGGGAGGACGGACTGCCGTTCGGCCAGGCGGTCGGTCGGTTCGGAAGCCGCGGCTGA
- a CDS encoding type I restriction endonuclease subunit R: MTEVTDTSERGLERLICTALTGQPCDPPKEGKVSEARPAYGGVGWTGGNPHDYDREFCIDRVQLVAFLNATQPEAADALGLDEEGPTRRKFLARLQGEISKRGTIDVLRHGIKHGAHDLDMFYGTPSAANEQARERFGQNRFTVARQVRYSRDDTQRALDIGLFINGLPVFTFELKNNLTKQTVHDAVEQYRRDRNPREKLFELGRCVAHFAVDESEVRFCTHLKGKASWFLPFNRGWNDGAGNPPNPSGIKTDYLWREVLTRESLSNILENYAQVVVGKDEKTGRKRRTQVWPRYHQLDVVRRLLASASAQGTGRRYLIQHSAGSGKSNSIAWLAHQLIGLAKDGRQVFDSIIVVTDRRILDRQIGDTIRQYAQVGATVGRAARSGDLRRFIEAGKKIIISTVQKFPFILDEIGDEQRDRRFAIIIDEAHSSQGGRTSASISAALGKAGEEVEEETTEDRINRLIESRRLLPNASYFAFTATPKNKTLEIFGEPDPQPDGAVRHHAFHSYTMKQAIQEKFILDVLAHYTPVDSYYKLTKTVEDDPEFDVKKAHKKLRRFVEGHEHAIGLKAEIMVDHFHAQVLGHNKVGGQARAMVVTNGVARAIQYFHAIRDYLRERKSPYRAIAAFSGEPEFGGERVSEASLNGFPASQIAEKIQEDPYRFLVCADKFQTGYDEPLLHTMYVDKTLSGIKAVQTLSRLNRAHPKKHDVFVLDFLNDADTIRDAFADYHRATILADETDPNRLHNLQADLDAAQVYRPEQVDELVDRYLGGAERDQLDPILDVCVAAYMQDLDEDGQVAFKGKAKGFMRAYGFLACVLPYDNPDWEKRSIFLNFLIPKLPSPPEEDPTRGILDAIDMDSYRVEKQTVQSLMLPDEDSDIDPTAPGGGGHVADPELKRLSDIVKQFNDHFGDIVWQDADRVRQLITETIPSRVAADAAFKNARRNSDDENARIEHGKALLRVVTSVMKDDTQLFKQFMDNEGFKRWMTDAVFDLACERTESASEVSAASRG; encoded by the coding sequence ATGACTGAGGTCACCGACACCTCGGAGCGGGGTCTCGAACGGCTCATCTGCACGGCCCTGACCGGCCAGCCCTGCGACCCTCCGAAGGAAGGCAAGGTTTCAGAGGCACGACCCGCCTACGGCGGCGTCGGGTGGACCGGCGGCAACCCCCACGACTACGACCGCGAGTTCTGCATAGATCGGGTGCAGTTGGTCGCCTTCCTGAACGCCACGCAACCAGAAGCCGCCGACGCGCTGGGGCTGGACGAGGAGGGCCCGACGCGGCGCAAGTTCCTTGCGCGACTACAGGGAGAGATCAGCAAGCGCGGCACGATCGACGTGCTGCGCCACGGGATCAAGCACGGCGCGCACGATCTCGACATGTTCTACGGCACGCCATCGGCTGCGAACGAGCAGGCGCGGGAGCGCTTCGGGCAGAACCGCTTCACCGTCGCCCGGCAGGTCCGGTACAGCCGCGACGATACGCAGCGGGCGCTCGACATCGGGTTGTTCATCAACGGCTTGCCGGTGTTCACCTTCGAACTGAAGAACAACCTCACGAAGCAGACCGTCCACGATGCGGTTGAGCAGTACCGGAGGGACCGAAATCCGCGGGAGAAGCTGTTCGAACTGGGTCGGTGCGTCGCCCACTTCGCCGTGGACGAGAGCGAGGTGCGCTTCTGCACGCATCTGAAGGGGAAGGCGTCGTGGTTCCTGCCGTTCAACCGGGGTTGGAACGATGGGGCCGGGAATCCGCCGAACCCGAGCGGCATCAAGACGGACTACCTGTGGCGCGAGGTGCTCACTCGCGAGAGCCTGTCGAACATCCTCGAAAACTACGCCCAGGTGGTGGTCGGCAAGGACGAGAAGACGGGCCGAAAGAGGCGGACGCAGGTCTGGCCGCGCTACCATCAGCTCGATGTGGTGCGCCGCCTCCTGGCCAGCGCCTCGGCGCAGGGTACAGGCCGGCGCTACCTGATCCAGCACTCGGCGGGCAGCGGGAAGAGCAACTCCATCGCGTGGCTGGCCCATCAATTGATCGGACTCGCGAAGGACGGTCGGCAGGTCTTCGATTCGATCATCGTAGTCACGGACCGGCGCATCCTCGACCGGCAGATCGGCGACACGATCCGGCAGTACGCCCAGGTCGGCGCAACTGTGGGGCGTGCCGCGCGTTCCGGCGACCTCCGGCGGTTCATCGAGGCCGGCAAGAAGATCATCATCTCCACCGTCCAGAAGTTCCCGTTCATCCTGGACGAAATCGGGGACGAGCAGCGGGATCGGCGGTTCGCCATCATCATCGACGAGGCGCACTCCAGCCAGGGCGGGCGCACTTCGGCGTCGATATCCGCAGCGCTGGGGAAGGCCGGCGAGGAGGTCGAGGAAGAGACCACCGAGGATCGCATCAATCGGCTGATCGAGTCGCGCCGACTACTCCCGAACGCCAGCTACTTCGCATTCACCGCCACCCCGAAGAACAAGACCCTCGAGATCTTCGGCGAACCGGACCCGCAGCCGGATGGCGCCGTCCGTCACCATGCCTTCCACAGCTACACGATGAAGCAGGCGATCCAGGAGAAGTTCATTCTGGACGTGCTGGCGCACTACACGCCGGTGGACAGCTACTACAAGCTCACCAAGACGGTGGAGGACGATCCGGAGTTCGACGTCAAGAAGGCCCACAAGAAGCTGCGGCGATTCGTCGAGGGCCACGAGCACGCGATCGGGCTCAAGGCCGAGATCATGGTCGACCACTTTCACGCTCAGGTGCTCGGGCACAACAAGGTCGGCGGCCAGGCGCGGGCGATGGTGGTCACCAACGGCGTCGCGCGCGCGATCCAGTACTTTCACGCCATCCGCGACTACCTGCGTGAACGCAAGAGCCCGTACCGGGCCATCGCCGCATTCTCCGGAGAGCCGGAGTTCGGCGGCGAGAGGGTGAGCGAGGCGTCGCTGAACGGCTTCCCGGCCAGCCAGATCGCCGAGAAGATTCAGGAAGACCCTTACCGCTTCTTGGTCTGCGCCGACAAGTTCCAGACCGGCTACGACGAACCGCTGCTGCACACGATGTACGTGGACAAGACGCTGTCGGGCATCAAGGCGGTGCAGACACTCTCGCGGCTCAACCGGGCACACCCGAAGAAGCACGACGTCTTCGTGCTCGATTTCCTGAACGACGCGGACACGATCCGCGACGCCTTCGCCGACTACCATCGCGCGACGATCCTGGCGGACGAGACCGATCCGAACCGGCTCCACAACCTCCAGGCGGATCTGGACGCGGCCCAGGTCTACAGGCCCGAGCAGGTCGACGAACTCGTGGACCGCTATCTGGGCGGTGCGGAGCGCGACCAGCTGGATCCGATCCTCGACGTGTGCGTGGCGGCGTACATGCAGGATCTTGACGAGGACGGGCAGGTGGCATTCAAGGGCAAGGCCAAGGGCTTCATGAGGGCCTACGGATTCCTCGCGTGCGTGCTTCCGTACGACAATCCGGACTGGGAGAAGCGGTCGATCTTCCTGAACTTCCTGATCCCGAAGCTACCGTCGCCACCGGAGGAAGACCCGACGAGGGGCATCCTCGACGCCATCGACATGGACAGCTACCGGGTCGAGAAGCAAACCGTGCAGAGCCTCATGCTGCCCGACGAGGACTCCGACATCGACCCGACGGCCCCCGGCGGCGGCGGCCACGTTGCCGATCCGGAACTGAAGCGGCTGTCGGACATCGTGAAGCAGTTCAACGACCACTTCGGCGACATCGTGTGGCAGGACGCCGACCGCGTGCGGCAGCTCATCACCGAGACGATCCCTTCACGCGTCGCCGCGGACGCCGCCTTCAAGAACGCCCGGAGGAACTCGGACGACGAGAACGCGCGGATCGAGCATGGCAAGGCGTTGCTGCGGGTGGTGACGAGTGTCATGAAGGACGACACCCAGTTGTTCAAGCAGTTCATGGACAACGAGGGATTCAAGCGCTGGATGACCGACGCGGTGTTCGATCTGGCCTGCGAGAGAACGGAGAGTGCATCAGAGGTGTCGGCGGCGTCTCGTGGGTAG